AACGACCGAAGATGTTGTCGATTTTGTCGGACCAAGAACTATGTCCGAAGCCGTTTACCCTGATACAAGACGACTAAGACTCGAGTACCAAAAAGAAAAAGCCAGAAGAAGCTTTGCGGAATTTATTCGCTATCTTGGAGAAAAAGGATATATAAACATAAAAGCTCTTGAGGCGACAAGGGGATTTATTTTAACCCCAAAAGGAATCACAAAAGCTATTCGCGCAAAAAGAAAATTTCAAAAAAGGCGCAGAAGAAAAGATGGGCTTTGGATTATGGTTGTTTTTGATATTTCGGAAAAAAACAGGTTGGCAAGAGACGGTTTTCGCGTCAACCTGGCAGATTTAGGCTACACACAATTTCAAAAAAGCGTTTGGGTATGTCCTTATGACACATACAAAGAAACAGAAGAAGCAATAAGATTTTATAAAATTACTTCTTGCGTAAAAATGTTTTTGATAAAAGAAATCTAATCTTTCACCACGTTTTCTACGATCGTGAAAAGTGTGGTGAGTTACTAAAAATCTAATCATATTTTTTGTTAGTTTTATAGTAAAAATTAGTTTTATAGTAAAAAGCTGTCCACTGAGGACAGCCTGAAAACAACTAAATCCACGGAAAATATAACTACGGCAGCAGTTTAAGCCTTTCTTCAGTCTATGGTAAGACTGGTCTTTAAATCGCGCGTGTAAATCCCGCCATACGACGGGACAGGCTGGCAGCTTAAGTTCTTCAAGTTGGCGACTGCCTACTCTCCCCTTGCGAGTACCATCGGCACTACGACGTTTTACGACCTTGTTCGGAATGGAAAAGGGTAGTTCCATCGCGTCAAGTCACCAACTTGGAAAACTCAAACTTTAGCCACTTTTTAGGTCAAATAAATCTATAAGTATCAAAACATCGGGACAGAACTTGGCCATTTAGTACTCCTCGGCTGAACGCGTTGCCGCGCTTACACCTAGAGCCTATATACGTGCTAATCTCGCACGGGCCTCAACGATTCCTAATCTTGGAGTCGGCTTCGCGCTTAGATGCTTTCAGCGCTTATCCGTTCCGAACATAGCTACCCAGCGGTGCTCCTGGCGGAACAGCTGGTAGACCAGAGGTTCGTTCGTTCCGGTCCTCTCGTACTAGGAACGACTCTCCTCAAGAATCAACGCCTGCAGTAGATAGGAGACCAACCTGTCTCACGCAATACTCAACTATTACTAATTGTTTGGACTATACCATCACCCCGCAACTGCGGGGGACCGACGTGTTATCCGCCAATTTGGCGAATCTGGCTCAACCGAGCCAAGTCTCTACGGGGTCAGTACACGCTTAATTCTTTTTTTTGAGTAATTTAACTCTCTATATCTATCAACAAGTTTCAGTAGTCGTGAAAAATCGCTATCATTTTTCACGTCTTTTTTAACTCGCAAAATGTCCAGCATTAATTCCAACTGCTCTTTTTTAAGTCTTACATATGGCCTAACGCTGGCAAGAAAATCTTTTATATCATCAACCTTGTTTATGGTATATTCGATTATTCCATCTTTGCGATTCCTTACTATACCGTAATTTATCAGAGAATATACTCGTTCAAAATTTTTACGATCTTTTGCTGACTGAAAAAATACAACGTATGGCGCGATTTGGAATCCGTAACGATAAGTTGGATTCGGTTTCGCGCGCACGTAAACACTTCCATCGCCATCTAAAAATCCGGCGATGTAAGCTTTTTCGGTCGTTGAAAGATGTTTAAGCATATACGACTTCCCTCGGTATTATCCTAGCATACGACAGGTTGTTATTCAATGTGTATAACTAGGACTTCACCGATATGAGTCGGTTTTTCGATCCCGCTCGCGCGGGAAAGCCGCCGTGTGTTCTCAATGTTTTAAGGTTCTCTTTGACGGTTTGAACCCAGCTCGCGTATCTTTTTAATCGGCGAACAGCCGAACCCTTGGCAGCTTCTTCACCGCCAGGATAAGATGAGCCGACATCGAGGTGCCGAACACCGCCGTCGCTGTGGACGCTCGGGCGGTACTAGCCTGTTATCCCCGGAGTAGCTTTTATCCGTTGAGCTTTCGCGGCATCTAATGCCAACGATCGGATCACTACGCTCTGCTTTCGCACCTGCTCGGCATGTCCGCCTCGCAGTCAAGCCGGCTTATGGCGTTGCCCTATCGCTCCGATTTCCATCCGGAGCTAGCCGACCTTAATAGACCCCTCCATTACTCTTTAGGAGGGAAGTGCCCCACTTAAACTGCCCGCCAGATACTGTTCCCCGCGGTTTTTGCCCTCAAGGTTAGAATATAAGCGACTGAAGATGGGTATTTCACTGGCGGCTCCGTGTCATCCGAAAACAACACTTCAAAGCCTCCCCACTATGCTACGCATCAGAAGCTTAAACCCAATATCAAGCTACAGTAAAGCTTCCGGGGTCTTTTCGTCTAACTGCAGGTAGCCGGCATCTTTACCGGCATTGTATTTTCACCGGGCTCCTCTCCGAGACAGTCCCCCAGTCGTTGCGCCTTTCGTGCACGTCTGAACTTACCAGACAAGGAATTACGCTACTTTAACACGATTATAGTTATCGCGGACATTGACGAGGGCTTCGGTCGGTCAGCCAGACTAGTTAACTAGTAAACTAGCAAACTAGCAAGACCGCCAACGTTAACCTTCTCGCATTGGTCAGGCGTCACCCCCTATACATCCTCTTACGAGTTCGCAGGGAGCTGTGTTTTTGGTAAACAGTCGCCAGGGGTACTTTTGTTGCAGCCCCGCTCTTGCCCCGCAATTGCGGGGTGAACGGGGCAACTCTTATTGCTAACTTACGAGTGCTTTTTTGCCGAGTTCCTTGGAGAGGAATCACCCGTTCGCCTTGCTCTACTCGAGCCACCCACCTGTGTCGGTTTACGGTACGGTCCCCGCGCTTATGATTTTAGAAGTTTTTCTAGGAAGGCTCTTAAAGAAAATCCCTCCCGCCGTAGCGGAAAGTTCTTCTGCGGTATGAACTTTGCCTTGCGGCCGCTCTCCGGATTTTCCTGGAGAACAGCTCTTGCCACAGAAACGCAAATCCAATAATGCGCTCTCTTTTATTTCCTCCGTCACTCCGTCAAAAAGCGAGGGGGCGCCGGAATATTAACCGGCTGTCCATCAGCTGCGGCTTTCGCCATTGCCTTAGGACCGGCTAACCCTTGGTTGATCACCATTGCCAAGGAAACCTTGGGTTTTCGGCGGGCCCGGATCTCACGGGCCTTGTGGTTACTTGTGCCAACATTCTCACTTCTCTACACTCCAGTCCGGCTCACGCCATAACCTTCACAGCATAGAGAATGCTCTCCTACCTCGCCAACGCAAAGCATTGGCGACCCAATCTTCGGTACTTTGCTTAGCCCCGATTATCTTCGGCGCGAAATCTCTTAACGAGTGAGCTGTTACGCACTCTTTAAAGGATGGCTGCTTCTAAGCCAACCTCCTCGCTATCTGAGAAACCTCACCACCTTACTTGCACTTAGCAAAGATTTAGGGACCTTAGATGTGGGTTAGGGCTGTTTCCCTTTTGACCAGTGGAGCTTAGCCCCCACGGTCTAACTGCCTCAATACGCTTCTGGTATTCGGAGTTTGGTAGGTGAGACGAGGTTTCCCCCTGTTCGCACCTTCCAGTAGCTCTACCCCCAGAAGTAATTTAAGACGCTAGCCCAAAAGCTATTTCGGAGAGAACCAGCTATTACCGAGTTCGATTAGCTTTTCACTCCTTGCCACAACTCATCCGATGACGTTGAACGATCAACCAGTTCGGGCCTCCCTCCATCTTTCGACGGAGTTCACCCTGGTCATGGCAAGCTCACCCGGCTTCGGGTCTAATTCGTACTACCTGCAAACTAGCTTATAGCTGTTAGCTGTCAGCTGATAGAAGTTGCCCCCTAAAAACTGTAAGCTAAAAGCTAAAAGCTGAAATGCAACGCGCTATTAACACTTGGTTTCCCTTTGATTGCGTCCCGTAGGACTTAGTCAAGCGATACGAATTAACTCGTTGGCTCATTCTTCAATAGGCACACCGTCACCCTCACACCTACTTTGGCATCGTTGCATCGTGTTTTCGTTATTCTTGTCACATATCCACTACAGCCAACGAAACATTCATTCCGCTGACTTACGTTTGTGATGCAACAAAAACACAATGCCAAAGTAGGTGTGGGGGCTCCGATTCCTTGTAAGCATATGGTTTCAGGTACTATTTCACCGCCCTCAACGGGCTGCTTTTCACCTTTCCCTCACGGTACTAGTTCACTATCGGTCTTGAAACGTATTTAGCCTTGGGAGTTAGTTCTCCCGGATTCCCCCGACCCATTCATGCGTCGAGGTACTCAAGTAATCCTTCGACTTCGCTCAGGATATAACACCCTGAGTTTAATCGAAGGGTAACGATTCAGAGAGCATAAGACCGTTTTTGAATACGGGGCTATTACCCACTATGGCCCGGCTTTCCAGCCGATTTTCCTAACGAAGTCTTAATTTTATTAACTCTCCTTGGGATTGCTCCCAAACGAACCGTACTTACAACCCCTAACTAGTTGACTAGTAAACTAGTTCACTAGTTAAGTTTGGGCTGTTCCCTTTTCGCTCGCCGCTACTAGGGGAATTTGCACATCTCGCTTGCGCTCGATGTAATGACTAATTCCTAATTTCTAATTCCTAAAATAATTAGAAATTAGACATTAGATAATTAGAAATTGCATATCGAACGTAAGTGAGATATGTGTTGTTTTCTTTTCCTCCAGGTACTGAAATGTTTTACTTCCCTGGGTGCACTCTCCGATTAAAATCGGAGTAATTTGGTTTTGCCAAATTGGGTTTCCCCATTCGGACATCCCCGGTTCAAAGGTTGCTCGCCACCTCCCCGAGGCTTATCGCAGGCACGCCACGTCCTTCATCGTCGTTTCAAACCAAGGCATCCACCATACGCCCTTATGTTCTGTCCCGGTGTTTTGATATTTATCCCGCCATTCTTTGTACCACTTACAAAGAAAACGGGATTTTTAGACTTATTTTCCCTCACACCTACTTTGGCATCGTTATGTCATGTTTTCGTTATTCTTGTCACGTATCCGCGACAGCCAACGAAACATTCATTCCGCCGACTGATACTTGTGATGCAACAAAAACACAATGCCAAAGTAGGTGTGAGGGTGACCCTTTCATAAATTGTCAAAGTTCTTGCGCACAAACGTAAAACCGCCTCTTGAAGGCGGGTTCTGCAAATACGGCAAAATTTGACGCTACATTCCCCCTCCGCCTTCTTTTTGTGGATATATTAACTGGTTTAACATTTGTATTTCCATTATATACCCCGCAAAAAGCGTGTCAAGTGGTTCACGAACAAAAGAAAATCCCCGCGACCGCGGGGATTTTCTTTCCACTAAACAATATACTCTAGTTGTTGGAAATATCCGAGCGAAGACGCTCTATAAACCTTGCGGCGGCTTCCTTTCCTCCGAGACCGAAAGCCAAACCAACAGCCAAGGCCAAAGCGGCGATAAATCCGGTAAAGAATGTCTGAACAAAAACTCCGGCGATGCCCAATTGATAGAGCGCCGCTAGAATGGCAAAAATCCAGATAGCCCACTTTGCAACTCCGCCCAAAAATCCAGCGGAAGGCAGATGAGCCGCTTTTGCCGAACCGGCGACAAATTTTCTGACCACATCCGCGATAACGGCCGCCACAACCAAAATAATCGCGGCAACTATCACATTCGGCAAATAGACCAAAACAATTTGAGCCAAGAATACATTAACTTCTCTCAAACCCAGAACATCAACGGCGGCAACCAAGAATACCAGTATGAAAAACCACTTCACGAGCACGCCAACGAATTTTCCGGAATCAAGCCTGAACCCAGCTCTGGAAAGCGGGTCTTCAACTCCCAGGCCCTGAAGAGCGCGATCAATTTTCAACGCTCGGAAAATCTGGATAACGACGCCTTCAAGAGCGGCGGCTATCACCCAGCCTATGATGAAAATGACAAGCGCTATAACTAATTGCGGCACAAAAGCCACAACTCCCACCCATAATTGCTGGAATGACGACAAAAGAACATCACCCCAAGTCTGTAACAACATAAAGTTTAATTATTTATATTTAAGGTTAAACCTTAATTTAGCTTATAAAACAGCTTTAAAACCGAAGAATTTCGACCTTTTTCGGTTTTAAAGCGAAAATTCTACTTTGAAACCCTTATTTTTTCGGGTACGCGTATATTATACCATATTTTAAGGCGATTTTCTCCTGTCTTAATAAAGTGTGGATAACTTGTGAACCTCAATTTACACAAGTCTGACTTGTGTCAAATAAAAAACCCGTCGTTCCGCTGGCTAGCGAAACGACGGGGCAATTTTCACTTCCCTTTGTGCTTCTTTTTTTTTATTCCAGCAACTGTCACTCCCCGTTTTGGAGAGGAGGTTGCTTGCTTCGCCTTCCTCTTCAGCGCGCGCCTGTGCCGCGCGCGCTCGCTGCCTTTGCCCCTCTTGATTGGTGGGCAACTGCCAGCGGCATGACGATCTCCTCCTCCGCCGACGAAATGCCCACAGAGGGCACACCTCTTTTTCATGCGGCTTTTCTCCTTTCCGTGACGAACCACGCGCCTACTTCTTTCCAGCAGCGCGCTTTGAGGCCTTAATGGGGTTCACCTTCCGCCCCACTTGCTTTGCAGCAGCCCGCTCTCTTGCCTGTGCCAACAAACCGCTATGCATCGGACAAGAACCCAAAGCCCACAGCGCGCCGGGGTCGGAGTAGCGTTTGCAGAAACCGCCCTCCTGCTCCCCGCAACCTTCGCACTCGGCGACCACCGGCTTCGGTGTCGCCGCGAACACCTGGTTCAGACTCATTGCCCTTCCTCCTTTTAGTTTGATTGTGATTTTTGGACCGCCCGGATAACCTCTATTTCTTTTTTCCCGGCCGGTCGCGCCGACGGTCTTCGGCTTGCTGCTTCCGGATTTTGCGCTTTGCAGCCGGGGACATCTTATCGAAGTCCGACGGCAATGTAAAAGCGCCGTGAGCCCGCATTGCCCCTGCAACTGCCGGATTCACTGGCCGTTGACGCGAAATTATCCGTCCGTCGATAACTCGCAAATCTCTGTCGGTTAACCTGTCGTCAACCTTAGAAAGGACCCTGCCTCCCAACTTTTCGTTGAGACGAAGAATCCCTTTGGTCTTGTTGCCCGATCG
The genomic region above belongs to Candidatus Niyogibacteria bacterium and contains:
- a CDS encoding PxxKW family cysteine-rich protein; this encodes MSLNQVFAATPKPVVAECEGCGEQEGGFCKRYSDPGALWALGSCPMHSGLLAQARERAAAKQVGRKVNPIKASKRAAGKK